The Listeria welshimeri serovar 6b str. SLCC5334 genome has a window encoding:
- a CDS encoding NAD(P)/FAD-dependent oxidoreductase gives MPNEVYDVTIIGGGPIGLFSAFYSGLRSMKTKIIDAEPAVGGKVRYFFPEKIIRDIGGIPAITGENLVANLKEQAETFHPTIVCNERVVDVTRLTDGTFQLITHNGSIHFSKTIVIATGSGTFEVNKLEALHVEDFPLAIHYDVKNIEQFRDKVVAVSGGGNSAIDWAQTLEPIAKQVHLIYRGEDFKAHEESVRELKNSRVKIHIHHEIHELFGTNNQLAEISVICNQTQATKTIETEALFINHGVKVDLGTMAEWGFEQADFGIVVDDEMKTTVPGIFACGDSATYPRKLRIIAAGLHEGPIAINSAKKYLEPTAADEAMISTHHESFIG, from the coding sequence TTGCCAAATGAAGTATATGATGTCACCATTATTGGCGGCGGTCCAATTGGACTTTTTTCCGCATTTTATAGTGGCCTACGTTCAATGAAAACTAAAATAATTGATGCGGAACCAGCTGTTGGTGGCAAAGTCCGTTACTTTTTTCCCGAAAAAATTATTCGCGACATTGGTGGTATTCCAGCTATTACTGGTGAAAATCTTGTTGCAAATTTAAAAGAACAAGCCGAGACGTTCCATCCAACTATTGTTTGTAATGAGCGTGTAGTGGATGTGACTAGATTAACGGATGGTACTTTTCAATTAATCACTCATAATGGTTCCATCCATTTTTCTAAAACAATTGTTATCGCAACAGGTAGTGGAACTTTTGAAGTAAATAAACTGGAAGCATTACATGTGGAGGATTTTCCACTAGCGATTCATTACGATGTGAAAAATATCGAGCAATTTCGAGATAAAGTTGTTGCCGTTTCCGGTGGAGGAAATTCAGCTATTGACTGGGCCCAAACACTTGAGCCAATCGCTAAACAAGTACATCTTATTTATCGCGGAGAAGATTTTAAAGCACATGAAGAAAGCGTTCGTGAACTTAAAAACTCTCGCGTCAAAATTCATATTCACCATGAAATCCATGAATTATTTGGAACGAACAACCAGCTAGCTGAAATAAGTGTTATTTGCAATCAAACACAAGCTACTAAAACTATTGAAACAGAAGCACTCTTCATTAATCATGGAGTGAAAGTAGATCTTGGAACGATGGCTGAGTGGGGATTCGAACAAGCTGATTTTGGTATCGTTGTAGATGATGAAATGAAAACGACTGTCCCTGGCATTTTTGCTTGTGGAGATAGCGCCACATATCCTCGAAAACTTCGCATTATTGCAGCTGGATTACATGAAGGGCCGATTGCGATTAATAGCGCAAAAAAATATTTAGAACCAACTGCTGCTGATGAAGCAATGATCAGCACTCACCACGAAAGCTTTATTGGTTAA